The following nucleotide sequence is from Streptomyces sp. HUAS CB01.
GGACGCGTGAGGACTGATCGCAGCCGGCCGAGAACCCGGCCGCCGTCCCCCCTGCACTGCGCCCGGGGCCAAATGCGTCGACCCACGCCGAAAATCGTCCATTGTTGAACAGCCTGGCGGGGCGGATCGATGGGCTATCAACCCCTTTGCTCCCCCTGGCACATGTTCCGCCACTGGCGGATCTCCGCCATGACCGCATCCCGCCTCTGCCAACTCTCCACAAACCCCTGTCACTTGCGAAAGGCTGAGCGGTCATCCGGTACCGAATTCCGGACCCCTTCTTTCACAAAACAGGGATGCTGATGACAACCCTCGAGTCCCAGGGCTCCATACCCGGGCCAAGACGTGTGGCCCGGATCGCCGCCGCCGCAGGCCTCGTGGCCGCGCTGGTGGCCACCGGCGCCGCCCCCGCCTTCGCCGCCGCCTCGGTGGACGACCCGGCCGACGGCCCGGTCAAGACCGCCGAGACGCCCGCCGACAAGCTCGGCCAGGCGGACGCCCAACTCCTCGCCGAGGCCGAGGCGAAGGGCCAGAAGACCGTCACCGTGATGGTCGCCACGGTTCCCGGCCGGACCGAGCAGGTCGCCGGCCAGCTGGACGCCGTTCCCGGCGCCGTCGTCGGCCAGAAGGACGACAAGCTCGGCTACGTCCGGGCCACGCTCCCCACCGGCAGGGCGAAGAGCGCCCTCGGCAAGGCCGGTGAACTCGCCACGGTCCAGGGGATGGACCTGCAGCGCGAGATCAAGCTGGACGATCCGAGGCCGGACGCGGGCGCCAGGGGTACCGCTTCCACCGCCTCGAAGTCGGCCACCTACCCGGCGCCGGGCAGGAAGACCCCGGCGAAGAACCCGTACAACCCGTCCCACGAGACGGGTGCCGTGGAGTTCGTCGAGGACCACCCGCGGGCCGACGGCCGCGGCGTGACCATCGGCATCCTCGACTCCGGGATCGACCTGGGCCACCCGGCCCTGCAGAAGACCACCACCGGCGAACGCAAGATCGTCGACTGGGTGACCGCGACCGACCCGGCCAAGGACGGCGACGGCACCTGGCGGCGGATGGACACCGGGGTCACCGGCCCCGTGTTCACCGTGGGCGACCGCAGCTGGAAGGCACCGGCCGGCGAGCACCGGTTCAGCGTCTTCGAGGAGCGGGCCACCCTGGGCGGCGACATGGCCGGGGACCTGAACCGCGACGGCGACACCACCGACAAGTGGGGCGTGCTGTACGACGCCGCCGCAGGCACGGTCCGGGTCGACCTGGACGACGACGCCGACTTCACCGACGACGTCGTGATGAAGCCGTACAAGAGCGGCCACCAGGTCGGGTACTTCGGCACCGACAACCCCGCCACCGAGATCGCCGAGCGCATCCCGTTCGTGGTGGAGATCCGCAAGAACGTCGAGTTCGAGGCCGGGAAGTTCTCCGACTACGTCAACATCGGCGTCATCGAGGGCTCGCACGGCACCCACGTCGCCGGCATCACCGCCGCGAACGGCCTCTTCGGCGGCCGGATGAGCGGCGCGGCACCCGGTGCCAAGCTGGTCTCCTCGCGCGCCTGCACCTGGAGCGGCGGCTGCACCAACATCGCGCTGCTCGAGGGCATGCGGGACCTCGTCGTCAACCGCGGCGTGGACATCGTCAACATGTCCATCGGCGGTCTGCCCGCGCTGAACTACGACGACAGCGACCGCGGCGACGACGCCGACAACGCGCGCGCCCTGCTCTACAACCGCCTGATCGACACCTACGGCGTCCAGCTGGTCATCTCGGCCGGCAACGAGGGCCCCGGCGTGAACACGATCGGCGACCCGGGCCTGGCGAACAAGGTCCTCTCGGTCGGCGCGGCGATCTCCCGCAGCACCTGGGCCGCCAACTACGGCTCCCAGGTCGAGAAGCCGTACAACATGTTCAACTTCTCCTCCCGCGGCCCGACGGAGAACGGCGGCTTCACGCCGACGATCTCCGCGCCCGGCTCGGCGATCAACACGATCCCGACCTGGCAGGCGGGCGCCCCGGTGGCCGAGGCCGGCTACAGCCTGCCCGCGGGCTACGGCATGCTGAACGGCACCTCGATGTCCTCGCCGCAGGCCGCGGGCGCGAGCGCGCTGCTCATCTCCGCCGCCAAGCAGCGTCACCTCAAGCTCTCCCCGCTCACCCTCCGGACCGCGCTGACCAGCACCGCCCAGCGCATCCCCGGAGTGAAGGCGCACGAGCAGGGCGCGGGCCTGATCGACGTCAACGAGGCCTGGGAGTCCATCCGGGACGGTGCCACCGCCCACGCGTACTCGGTGAAGGCACCGGTCGACACCGCGCTCGACCACCTGCTGAAGCCGGAGGCGGGCTTCGGTGCCGGCATCTACGACCGCGAGGGCGGGCTGAAGCCCGGCCAGCGCAAGACGTACGACGTCACCATCACGCGCACGAGCGGCCCGAACCGGCCGGTCGAGCACGAGCTGGACTTCCGTAACAACGACGGCACGTTCCGTATCCTCGGCGACGACGAGGTGGACCTGCCGCTGAACAAGCCGGTCACCGTCAAGGTGCAGGCCAAGGCCGCCTCCACCGGCGTGCACAGCGCCATCCTGGAGGCGGACGACGAGCGCACCGAGGGCGTCGACAAGCAGATCCTCGCCACCGTGGTCGCCTCGAACGAGCTGGTGAAGCCCGGCTACACCTACTCCGCCAAGGGTTCGGTGCAGCGCAACAGCTTCAAGTCCTACTTCGTCACGGTGCCGC
It contains:
- a CDS encoding S8 family serine peptidase, whose protein sequence is MTTLESQGSIPGPRRVARIAAAAGLVAALVATGAAPAFAAASVDDPADGPVKTAETPADKLGQADAQLLAEAEAKGQKTVTVMVATVPGRTEQVAGQLDAVPGAVVGQKDDKLGYVRATLPTGRAKSALGKAGELATVQGMDLQREIKLDDPRPDAGARGTASTASKSATYPAPGRKTPAKNPYNPSHETGAVEFVEDHPRADGRGVTIGILDSGIDLGHPALQKTTTGERKIVDWVTATDPAKDGDGTWRRMDTGVTGPVFTVGDRSWKAPAGEHRFSVFEERATLGGDMAGDLNRDGDTTDKWGVLYDAAAGTVRVDLDDDADFTDDVVMKPYKSGHQVGYFGTDNPATEIAERIPFVVEIRKNVEFEAGKFSDYVNIGVIEGSHGTHVAGITAANGLFGGRMSGAAPGAKLVSSRACTWSGGCTNIALLEGMRDLVVNRGVDIVNMSIGGLPALNYDDSDRGDDADNARALLYNRLIDTYGVQLVISAGNEGPGVNTIGDPGLANKVLSVGAAISRSTWAANYGSQVEKPYNMFNFSSRGPTENGGFTPTISAPGSAINTIPTWQAGAPVAEAGYSLPAGYGMLNGTSMSSPQAAGASALLISAAKQRHLKLSPLTLRTALTSTAQRIPGVKAHEQGAGLIDVNEAWESIRDGATAHAYSVKAPVDTALDHLLKPEAGFGAGIYDREGGLKPGQRKTYDVTITRTSGPNRPVEHELDFRNNDGTFRILGDDEVDLPLNKPVTVKVQAKAASTGVHSAILEADDERTEGVDKQILATVVASNELVKPGYTYSAKGSVQRNSFKSYFVTVPQGARTLEVALGGLAAGSQTRFISVHPYGVAFEDTASTVCYPNYNNPANTCRPDVRSYANPQPGVWEIEVESRRTSPVLDNPFKLDVTLLGASFDPAVKTLPEAKVGTPATVDWKVTNDAAALEGKLEGGSLGSAKTATPTIAQDERQVSTVTIGAGVERLDVVIGNTSDKGADLDLAVLKDGRLVGQSADGDSEESVSLTNPAAGTYTILVDGYAVAPGGTTYDYKDVYFSSALGTVKVDESKTVSLANGASAQVSAEVLVGGSAPEGRRFFGEVRLLNARGTAAGTGSVVIEKVVP